In Anolis sagrei isolate rAnoSag1 chromosome 5, rAnoSag1.mat, whole genome shotgun sequence, the DNA window ccggccctccaacagtttgagggactgtcacctggccctctgtttaaaaagtttgaggacccttgctctagattattaaatatggttttctgtgggtgagcagatggtgactactggatggcatatgtactgtaatagaaactagagctgatagggtctatccaatgcaattttctgaatcagcaccccagatcaccaaaccaaatctaaagttgagcaaaaactgattcataaccgtTTTGGTattaattttggagagtggtccttgatcTTTAAAAAGGTTGGGATCAGTGATCTGTTCTAGGGGATAATGAACTAgtaaaggagctatccagggtGCTAAAACTATCTCCAAAATAGGCTCAGAAATCTATCCATTAAAAAACCCTTTCTTAGCAACGTAAGTTCTGTGTTCTGTGTTGGAAAGAAACCCAACAGAATAAAATGTAACTATCAAGCTATGGTCcttgaaaatagttttttaaaaacatttttaacatttattttcttCCACAATTGTCTTGCAGGCATTACATGTTTTGTTCATTgtaaaatgtaatgcaattgtACAAttgttttccctccctctcccctcaacCATCTTAACCGTTGGCTTCCCATTTTCTGGGTAGAAGACATTGCTACTTTAAATATTTATAACATATATCTTCCAAGATGACAATGCTAAGTTGAACCCTCTGGctaaatgttgtttgtaaataTTTCTAATACAGAATTATTCCTCTTTCAAACTTATTTGAAGCGCTTGATCCAAAATTGTgtgcctttctctcttttttaataaaGTTCAGCAATGGTTCTCAGTCCTTTTGTATTCactttgattttttcccctgagCATCATTTGTCAGGGACAAATTGTTTTTAAGAAAATTTCTTTCGTAATAAAGAACATTATCCTTCTTTTGAAACAGAGCATATAGTTTGGTCTGTACATCAGGCATTTTCTATGTTCCCATATCTCATATAAATCTATCTATACTGCACTTTAAATGGCATGTGCACAGGTATCTTGAAATAGGCACTAGACTTGTGCATGtggctgaaccttgatccatttctgctggccgtATTCCAGTAGACACCCCTCATCCATTTTCACATgcctcccaaaaatcagtggatagctGGATATCCTTTTTTGgtctgtaccccccccccccccaaaaaagataaGATTCGGCCCACTGGCAGCATGGGGAACTtatgggaccctttccttttttcctttcaagggagcctgggtttcagcaatgaggttaaggaagcatcttATCTGGCCCACTATGGGGAGAACTTCTCAGGCTTCCCTTCCTGTCATTGTAAgcatttgtctgccaacccacgaagaaacacacgagaataaaagacacaacaccaatgcgttggattcaaattgggcaacttttatttaacgttacctatttaagttcttaacttaactcaagggtgtaaggaactggtgtcacctaacccaggtagtatcactacccgataataacaatttccgggcgaagcacctgggtttcggtaatcaaaccgtatcaccatcaagggaaaggaatgaggagtctcttccagagctcttgtatcgagactccttcccattaaaggccattaacaacacctcacccctttaaactgtaggtgagtgtttaacttaagggcctttcaccccttaaggggtgccctaggtgcacaccgactaaaggaatttccctatctatttacgcctggcctatttaaagcgtagcccacttcctctatctagcccctaaacagtatagggtaggcaacccccccccccccctataaaacaagaagaggaaaaaattcctacccggttccgcaggcaaccgcacgatatactgttaatgggcgggagtggtgggccaacttccaggcacggaatgagcctgggagggcctggcctgtgctatcaggccacgcccccggatgttctggagggttcctccagaactcctccctgcctcgtgtgaggcagacaaatgttttttctctccccatttcttggggagaggaaaactgttgtctgccaacccacgaagaaacacacgagaataaaagacacaacaccaatgcgttggattcaaattgggcaacttttatttaacgttacctatttaagttcttaacttaactcaagggtgtaaggaactggtgtcacctaacccaggtagtatcactacccgataataacaatttccgggcgaagcacctgggtttcggtaatcaaaccgtatcaccatcaagggaaaggaatgaggagtctcttccagagctcttgtatcgagactccttcccattaaaggccattaacaacacctcacccctttaaactgtaggtgagtgtttaacttaagggcctttcaccccttaaggggtgccctaggtgcacaccgactaaaggaatttccctatctatttacgccacggattgggggcaaatgtccatttcgcccccatcccccaccaattcctctaacacccctaaaataccttcctgtaaatctaaccgaaatcgttggttgcccaattccgaaagacgtactccaaaaccccgatacaacctctcgtcgtcacgagtgatgtttgggtgctcaatgtaacgacccctctgatggatccgaacaatcacatggcccgagtcactcgtattctggctttctcaagccttcccatgtcgcctctgcacttgcgacgaggtatgatagcggacaaacgacgtgcaccctgggccatgaccaacaaatccttcgaatgtccacccgtggatcagaacaatcacatggcccgagtcactcgttttgtggctttctgaagccttcccacgtcgcctctgtacttgcgacgaggtatgatagcagaccaaacgacgtgcaccctgggccatgaccaacaaatccttagaATGTCCGCCTGTGgctcagaacaatcacatggcccgagtcactcgttttctggctttctgaagccttcccacgtcgcctctgtacttgcgacgaggtatgatagcagaccaaacgacgtgcaccctgggccatgaccaacggtggataaccaacacatcaggagaaaCACCCACTCCTGGTAACAAACAACAAAGGGAACACAAACCGTCCCAATGCAATGCAGTCAACGCCGCTGCATGATATAACACCTGCTCATAAACTGATGTGTGCTAAAGCCGCCAgccagtaatttgctgcagctctgtaaggctaactttccagccagcaactaagcggacccgccttgattgggctggggcccttttggaacagtaACCTGTCCAGGATTCCTTCTATTGAACTGGGCACCTCTTGGCCcacttcttgtgggttttcccttgtaacaactattggttgcgtggttaccctggcatattgcacaggcgtgctgatatttacagtcctcgcgggcgcaagctccctgggccgcgtattcccagcacatagccTTTTGCctttgcggctgttgtgctgggcctccctgccgaaagggctgactctctttagtgttctgtatagtatggccgctatcggccttctcaccagaaactgctctggttgtattcattacctccatccacaattgactgtcgatgaggtcccatcgcttgttaggcatcgtggcagcctcagaacgaaagcggctatcgtaaacaagccacgcctgaccagtgtagttgacatatgccccatatattatattttgatatttaaacaaggccttggccctgtaaggatgagcttccactagcagggatgcatatatggtataacaagctatccaatttttccaattcCGCTCAACCCGCCTTTTCTTTAGCTTCTCTTTATGTTCTTCGTccaaatcctctttttcctttttatctaacTCCCTAAAGTATAATGAAAACATATCTATATACTCATTCCTGAGTATCTTGTCTATGGTTTTCTGTGACAAATGAGCCCCCAAAGAGGCTGAGGCTGCCGTAGGTACTATCGGCAAAACCCATTTATCGGTTCCCCAATACTGGTTATCATCCCCCGTCCTAGCCATTTCTAAGGTTATGGGGGCAACCGTAGGGACTTGAGGGCCAGCCTTTGCGACCGAAGCTCCTGTTGCCACCAGGGCCGGACTTGGGAGAGTAGGTGTTGTGTTTTGCGCATGGCACAGGCCCCAAGGCCAGACCAGTGTGGTGTTATTACCTGCGGATGTCGAAGGCCCGTCCACGACGATGGCTTGTGTAGCAGGCTGACCAGGTGCCGCCCGCTCTGGCACAGCCGGTGACGCCGAAGGAGATGTCATGACCGGATCAGCCGGTGTGGTGGCCGATGGTGAtgctttcttcgcaggctgtaccTCCGCGCTAACTGGTTGAGACCAGGATACAGCCGGGGCCACGCTGGTCAGCGTTGTTGTTGCTGGGTTGTCAGCCGACACTTGACCCACGACCGTTTGCGGTGTCGGGGCCGGAGGATCTTGTTCCCTCTGATTGGGCTCCGGTTGGCTGTTGTGATCAACTTCTTGTGTCGCAGCTGCTCGGGCGGCCTCTAGAACAGACATGCGGgagagcagatttttaaaaattatcttcctGCTAGCCTGCCGCGCAGGGCGCGGCCCAGCCTCCCTCTTTGAAAGCCCCTTCTCCCTCTCAAATTTGTCCATCCTAGCCATAAGAGCATTCAATTCTTCGGCTGAaacgtcctcctcctccgatgatgattccctaggagggaggggacgcttcgccggagtcttcttggcaggtccctttcctttagggccgcccacattcttcctcggcgtcatcctgaaagaaaaattaccagtgactgtgtcaataagtataaagcgccagtaaaacaaGTTGACAATGACTTTAtcactatgtatatatatatatatatagggcaatgcagAAATGCTTAAATTTATGCCTCGCCGACTGTTGTATAGTTATAACTTAAGTGACCTAAGGCTCACCTTAAGTTCCCCATGGAATAAAccactgttcaagcaactaatatgctatttacCAGCGTCCGCTTTGCCTAAAGGCGGAGCTCTCTAGTGCCTTCGTAAGGGAAGCCCAGGCTAGGCCGGGgcatattgatcaactcacatttgcattgagtctcgctgtgaggttatcacaagttggggctgaccccAGAAGCTCACCCTGTACCCAAGTAGTCAGAGCCTACAGTTGGGCCTACTGATCAATTCTTatttgcattgagtctcactgtgaggctatcacaagttgagGCTGACCTCAGAGCTCGCCCGCACCCAAGTAAACAGAGTCTACCGTTGGggcctatggatctactcacaattgcatttattgctgcttaagtgttgatttttattttatatacatatgtattgAGTCTCGCTGTGATGCTAtcgcaagttggggctgacatcaggagctctcccgcacccaagcagccagagcctaccgttggggcctattgatctactcacatttgcatttattgatgttTAAGTGTTGGTTTTCATTCTATATATctatgcattgagtctcactgtgaggctatcacaagttggggctgacatcaggagctctcccgcactcaAGTAGACCGAGCCTACCGTTGGGCCTATTGacctaatcacatttgcatttattactacttaagtgttgatttttattttatatacatatgtctTGAGTcccactgtgaggctatcacaagttggggctgacatcaggagctctcctgcacccaagcagccagagcctaccgtcggggcctattgatctactcacatttgcatttattgatgtttaagtgttggtttccattctatatacctatgcattgagtctcactgtgaggctatcacaagttggggctgacatcgggAGCTCTCCCGCACTCAAGTAGACCGAGCCTACCGTTgagtctattgatctactcacatttgcatttattgctgctttaattgttggtttttattttatatacatatatatacacatacacatagatatCCATATACATGGATACATacttacaaacatatacatatatatatatacatatatatatatatatatatatatatatatatacacatatataccttttttttggtatcagaagctggatcaaacagcaggagctccccctctgatcctatttaaaataataatattatttggggtgtatcagaagctggatctagcagcaggagctctctccctgctccattttttttttgctatcagaagctggatcaaacagcaggagttccccctctgatcctatttaaaataatatatatatatatatatatacatatatatatatatgttggtatcagaagctggatctaacagcaggagctctctccctgatccattttttttgggagctgtggctaacatcgggagctcgctccgctcccgaataagaactatcgaccttaggtcagcaacctc includes these proteins:
- the LOC137097188 gene encoding uncharacterized protein, which codes for MTPRKNVGGPKGKGPAKKTPAKRPLPPRESSSEEEDVSAEELNALMARMDKFEREKGLSKREAGPRPARQASRKIIFKNLLSRMSVLEAARAAATQEVDHNSQPEPNQREQDPPAPTPQTVVGQVSADNPATTTLTSVAPAVSWSQPVSAEVQPAKKASPSATTPADPVMTSPSASPAVPERAAPGQPATQAIVVDGPSTSAGNNTTLVWPWGLCHAQNTTPTLPSPALVATGASVAKAGPQVPTVAPITLEMARTGDDNQYWGTDKWVLPIVPTAASASLGAHLSQKTIDKILRNEYIDMFSLYFRELDKKEKEDLDEEHKEKLKKRRVERNWKNWIACYTIYASLLVEAHPYRAKALFKYQNIIYGAYVNYTGQAWLVYDSRFRSEAATMPNKRWDLIDSQLWMEVMNTTRAVSGEKADSGHTIQNTKESQPFRQGGPAQQPQRQKAMCWEYAAQGACAREDCKYQHACAICQGNHATNSCYKGKPTRSGPRGAQFNRRNPGQVTVPKGPQPNQGGSA